Below is a genomic region from Alkalinema sp. FACHB-956.
TGATCTAGTCAAGCTTTCAGTATACGAGGATTTGAGCGTAGGGCTATGACAGCAAGGGCCTATGACACCAAGTTTTTTAGGTGCTGGGACTGCTAGGAATTGAGAGCGTTCGAAACTGAGGACTTATGCGCCATGGGTCAGTCTTGACCAACCAACCCAGGTAAGTAATCCCAACGAGCCAGACCGAACAGTCTGAATCAGACCGAACCATGTCAATATTGGCAAGTAATTATCGGCAAGTCAGTATTGGCAAAAGCAGAACGCCGCGAGCACCTAGACCTCTGCTGATCATGGCTACGTTTAAACTGGGTTCAAACTGCAAAGGAGTATCTAGGTGCTCAACCTGTCTATGCATTGGGCGTAATGGCTGTGCTCAACCCTCAAGCTGCAAATTAAGCAGCCATGGCCTCAAAGGTGGAGGGATGATCAAGAATTTCAAAGGCCCGATCTAACTGAGACAGTTCAAAAATAATCCGGATCGGGGCTGGCAAGGCACAAAGCGTGAACCGTTTGTTTTCTTTTTGGGCTAGGTGGAGGGTAGAGACGAGCGCCATTAACCCTGCACTATCGAGGGATTCAACTTGACTCATATCTACAACCAAGGCATCACAATGATTAGAAAGAACTGCTTGAGTCAATTGGCTGTGGAGTTCTGATGCGGTTGCTGCAATCACAGATCCTTGGGGACGAATGACAGCTCCTTGGGGACGGGTGAGTACGCTCTGCATGATGAAACCTCTGGCTAGATTGCTTGGAGAACTTAAATCTGAGGATGCTATCGACGATAACTTCAGGGTCCGGCTAAAGGCCAGTTACAGAATGGGGTTTATCCAAATCTTTATTGGATAGTTTGCAATCTTGAAATTTCAGTAAGTGATATTTCAGAGAAGTGTATTAAAAAACACTTAATTCACCCCTAACCTTGAACTATCCCCTAGACAGTCGGTGAAAAACCTAACTGAATTCATCGATCCAACTCCTTTTTGTTAAAAGTAAAAACTGTAAAATCCATCACTCAATTGGTGATGCGATTTAACTCCTTTCAACAAATGGATTGCAAAGATAAAGACTGAGGGGATGTTTAACTGGAGTGCTACAAAACTCTACTCAACAGCTTACTCAACATCTTGATTGCAAGCGGTATCAAGTCCGCCTTGACAAGGCTCAAATTTGGTTAACTCGTCTAAAGCAACTAACCAACGAAACCTATCAATAGAATCAATTTACTCAGTGAACCAGGAATCGGTGGAAAAGTCGAGCAATACGGAATTCCAGACAAAATATCTGCTTCCTAATCAGTTTTTGCCTAAACTTGCCTATCCCAATAACGATTCCTGTCTGGATTCAGTGATTTTTCTTGGATTCAGCAGTTCTTA
It encodes:
- a CDS encoding STAS domain-containing protein, with amino-acid sequence MQSVLTRPQGAVIRPQGSVIAATASELHSQLTQAVLSNHCDALVVDMSQVESLDSAGLMALVSTLHLAQKENKRFTLCALPAPIRIIFELSQLDRAFEILDHPSTFEAMAA